A window of Acidimicrobiia bacterium genomic DNA:
ATCGCGAGCGTGCCGACGACGAGCGATGCCGCGACCCCGCCGACCGCGACGACCGCGCCGAAGCGCCGGCGGGGTCGCTTCGACACGAACGTCGTGTCGAGATCGATCGGCTCGACCGTCTCGGTGCCGTCTTCGTGCACGGTGAGCGCGTACCGATCGAGGCCGTGCACGACCGCGCCGTCGTCGGCGTCGCGCCGCGCCGCGCGCAACACGTCGTCGCCCCCGCGCATCGAGCCGCGGTTCGCGAGCCGCTCGAAGCGGCGGGTCAGGTCACTCATTGCTCGCCTCCGCGTCCAGCTCCGAGCGCAGCCGTCGCCGCGCGCGCATCAGTGCGACGCGCGCGTTCGGCGCCGACATGCCGACGATCTCCGCGGCCGACGCGATCGGACGGCCCTCCACCTCGACCAGGTACACGAGCCCGCGCACCCGCGCGGGGAGGCGCATCAGGTCGTCGAGGTCGCTCGGGTAGTCGTCGCTCGTACCCGCGGTCGCGGTGAGCCGCGCACGCACCCGCGTCGCCCGGCGCTCCTGCCGGCGCCCGTCGGCGACGAGGTTCACGATCGTGCGGCGCAGATAGGGCCCGA
This region includes:
- a CDS encoding sigma factor-like helix-turn-helix DNA-binding protein; its protein translation is MDRRGAAVGCEERWSPAGFQELRALYEPSRRFAAVVGRWDVDPDDVVQDAYAKVLRRSQAEIHDLGPYLRRTIVNLVADGRRQERRATRVRARLTATAGTSDDYPSDLDDLMRLPARVRGLVYLVEVEGRPIASAAEIVGMSAPNARVALMRARRRLRSELDAEASNE